The Streptomyces sp. NBC_00659 genomic interval CGTACGTCGAGACGAAGAACGCCACGATCGGCGAGGGGACGAAGATCCCGCACCTGTCGTACGTGGGGGACGCGACGATCGGCGAGTACTCGAACATCGGTGCCGCGAGCGTGTTCGTGAACTACGACGGGCAGGACAAGCACCACACCACGATCGGCTCGCACTGCCGCACGGGTTCGGACAACATGTTTGTGGCTCCTGTCACGATCGGGGACGGCGCGTACACCGCGGCGGGCTCCGTCATCACCAAGGACGTGCCGCCCGGTTCGCTGGCCGTGGCCCGTGGCCAGCAGCGCAATATCGAGGGCTGGGTGGCTCGCAAGCGTCCCGGAAGCGCCGCGGCGAAGGCCGCGGAGACCGCCTCCCGGGAACCGGAAGGCGAAGGCTGACCGGAAAACGGCACGTCCGGGACGGCGTACCGTGATAAGTGCACACCCGCACCCCCGCTGAGAAGCCCTCTCGCAACCCAGCTGAGAAGGCCTCTCACGCCCACTGAGATGACCTCTGAGGAGACAGTGCTGTGACCGGGATCAAGACGACGACCGGCGAGAAGAAGATGATGTTCTTCTCCGGCCGCGCCCACCCCGAGCTTGCCCAGGAGGTCGCCCACAAGCTGGGTGTCGGGGTCGTCCCGACCAAGGCCTTCGACTTCGCGAACGGCGAGATCTACATCCGCTACCAGGAGTCCGCGCGCGGCGCCGACTGCTTCCTGATGCAGAGCCACACGGCCCCCATCAACAAGTGGATCATGGAACAGCTGATCATGATCGACGCTCTCAAGCGGGCCTCCGCCCGGAGCATCACCGTGATCGTGCCCTTCTACGGTTACGCCCGTCAGGACAAGAAGCACCGTGGACGTGAACCGATCTCGGCGCGTCTGGTCGCGGACCTGATGGCGACGGCCGGTGCGGACCGCATCCTCACGGTCGATCTGCACACGGACCAGATCCAGGGCTTCTTCGACGGCCCGGTGGACCACCTGTTCGCGCTGCCGATCCTCGCCGACTACGTGGGCGCCAAGGTCGACAGGTCCAAGCTCACCGTCGTCTCGCCGGACGCCGGCCGGGTGCGCGTGGCCGACCGCTGGTGCGACCGTCTCGACGCTCCGCTGGCCATCGTGCACAAGCGCCGCGACAAGGACGTCGCCAACCAGGTCACCGTCCACGAGGTGGTCGGTGACGTGAAGGGCCGCGTCTGCGTCCTCGTCGACGACATGATCGACACCGGTGGCACCATCTGCGCCGCCGCCGACGCGCTGTTCGCGCACGGCGCGGAGGACGTCATCGTGACGGCCACGCACGGTGTTCTCTCCGGCCCGGCGGCCGACCGTCTGAAGAACTCCAAGGTCAGCGAGTTCATCTTCACGGACACCCTGCCGACCCCGGGCGAGCTGGAGCTCGACAAGATCACGGTGCTCTCGATCGCGCCGACCATCGCGGACGCGGTGCGTGAGGTCTTCCAGGACGGCTCGGTGACGAGCCTGTTCGAGGAGCATTAGGCCCCTCGCCCGTCGGTCGCCTAGATCGATTTCTTGTACGGCCTCCCCGCCCCGTAAGCTGTCACAGTTGCTCGGCGAGGGAGGCCGCACTTTTGTGTGCGGCGGTCCGTTATCGACGCGCTCTTCGTAGCAGGCCGATGTTTGGCCGGGTGACCACTTTCCCCACGTTCTACGAGGAGTGAACATGTCCGAGGTCAAGCTCGCCGCCGAGACCCGCACCGAGTTCGGCAAGGGCGCCGCCCGCCGCATCCGCCGCGAGGCCAAGGTCCCCGCCGTCGTCTATGGTCACGGCACCGAGCCGCTCCACATCACGCTCCCGGGCCACGAGCTGCAGCTCGCCCTGCGTACCGCGAACGTCCTGCTCACCCTGGAGCTCGAGGGCAAGACCCAGCTGGCGATCCCGAAGGCCGTCCAGCGTGACGCCATCAAGGGCAGCCTCGACCACGTCGACCTGCTCCTCGTGAAGAGCGGCGAGAAGGTCACCGTCGAGGTCTTCGTGCACACCGAGGGCGAGCTGGCCCCGGGCAGCTTCCTCGTCGAGAACGTGCTGAACACCCTGACGGTCGAGGCCGAGGCCACCCACATCCCGGAGTCGGTCACCGTCTCCATCGCGGGCCTGGAGGCCGGTGCCTCCATC includes:
- a CDS encoding ribose-phosphate diphosphokinase, yielding MTGIKTTTGEKKMMFFSGRAHPELAQEVAHKLGVGVVPTKAFDFANGEIYIRYQESARGADCFLMQSHTAPINKWIMEQLIMIDALKRASARSITVIVPFYGYARQDKKHRGREPISARLVADLMATAGADRILTVDLHTDQIQGFFDGPVDHLFALPILADYVGAKVDRSKLTVVSPDAGRVRVADRWCDRLDAPLAIVHKRRDKDVANQVTVHEVVGDVKGRVCVLVDDMIDTGGTICAAADALFAHGAEDVIVTATHGVLSGPAADRLKNSKVSEFIFTDTLPTPGELELDKITVLSIAPTIADAVREVFQDGSVTSLFEEH
- a CDS encoding 50S ribosomal protein L25/general stress protein Ctc — protein: MSEVKLAAETRTEFGKGAARRIRREAKVPAVVYGHGTEPLHITLPGHELQLALRTANVLLTLELEGKTQLAIPKAVQRDAIKGSLDHVDLLLVKSGEKVTVEVFVHTEGELAPGSFLVENVLNTLTVEAEATHIPESVTVSIAGLEAGASIHAKDIKLPKGTTLAIDEDAVVIQVLSAQAEEPAAEGESGDAAAEA